Part of the Sphingopyxis sp. 113P3 genome, CGCAATCCGCTATCGGGGATGAAGAGCTCGAACGCGGCCTTCGCCGCCTCATTATCGAAGCGCTGTTCTCGAACACGACGGCTGCACTCACCACCGGGGTCGTCTTGACGGCCTTCGCGCTGCATCTCGGAGCAAATAACGCGACAATCGGACTTCTCGCTGCCCTGCCGTTCCTCGCCCAGCTCGCGCAGGTGCCGGCTATCGCGCTTGTCGAGCGTATCCGGCAGCGCAAACGCATTGCGGTTCTCTCGAGCGTTGCCGGGCGTTCGATGCTCGCGGTGATGGCATTTGCCCCTTTTGCAGGAGCCCTCGCGCTGCCGGGTCTTGTTGCAGCGACGCTAATCCTGTGCGTCTTCGGCGCCATTGGGGGCTGCGCATGGAACAGCTGGATGCGGGATCTGGCGCCCGAGGATCGCATCGGGCGGATATTCGCCCGGCGCACCATCTACGCAACGATGACCACGCTCCTCGCCGGACTGGGCGCTGCCATCGCGCTTGAGTGGACGCCAGAGAGAAGTGCCATGCGCGACTTGGCCTTTGCCGGGCTTTACGCGCTGGGCTGCGCCGCGGGCCTTTTCAGCGCGTGGATCGTTGCGCGCATGCCCGAACCGCGCATGCCCGATATCGCAAGCGCCGGGCGGGGGCTCGCCGAGCAACTTCGCCGACCGCTTGGCGATGGCAATTTCAGGCAGCTCATCCTCTTTCTCGGAACATGGCAATTCGCGATCAACTTCGCGACGCCGTTCTTCACCGTCTATCTCGTCCGCCAGCTCGGCTACGACATGACGGTGGTCATGTCGCTGTCGATCGCGAGCCAGGTTGCGAACGCCATCACCCTTCGCAACTGGGGCGCTGCTGCCGACCGCTTTGCCAACAAGTCGGTCCTCCTCGTCGCGGCGCCGCTCTATATTATGTGCATCGCCGCGATGATCGGTGGCTCGCAAATTGCCGATGATCGGTTACGCCTCGCATGGCTTGCCGGCCTTCATCTCCTGATGGGCGCAGCGGTCGCCGGCGTGACCCTCGCGACCGCAAACATCGCGCTCAAGCTGTCGCCGCGGGGTGAGGCCGCCTCCTATCTCGCCGCGAGCGCGGTGGTAACGGCGCTCGCGGCGGGATCGGCCCCGATCCTCGGCGACATGCTCGCCGATTTCTTTGCAGCGCGCGAGCTTGAACTGGTCGGGCGCTGGACCAACCCCGAAGGCGTTTATACTTATCTATCGCTCGCGCTGAGCAACTGGGATTTCTACTTCTTGCTGTCCGCCCTTTTCGGCCTTTACGCGCTGCATCGCCTCGGTTTCGTGCGCGAGGCAGGCGAGGTCGGGCGCGACGAGATCGTGCGTCATATGCTTCGCGAAACGCGCGGGACAATTCACAATTTCTCCACCGTCACCGGCCTCAAGGCGCTCACCGCTGTTCCTTCGAGCCTGGTGCGCGAACTGCGTGTCCGGCGCCGCTACCGTCGGCTGCAGGCTTCGCGAAGCAGCGCGAGGGCCCCGAACTGATATCCCCGTCCGGACATTCCCCTCCAGACGTTCCCGCCCTCGGGCGCTGAGCGCTCCCGACACATGGCGTCAAGACGAGCCTGCCGATGTGCCACAAAAGTGCTGCCGGCCAAGGCAATCCGACGTGTCGCTGCCCTGCGAGTGGATTCGAGCTGCTGCCATGTCGACCGGCGCAACTTCGTTGGCCCGGGATGCGTCTCTTGGACGTCATGCAAGGAGATGGGCAATGAACAGGCCTGACAGCCGCGACGACGGCACGCAAAGCGGTCCTGGCGAACAAATCCGCCCTAGAGAAAAGAAGCCGGTCAGCGACGGGCCGGCGGGCGAGGAGGATCGCGCGGGTCCCGGCCAGCCGGTTGCGCCGGAAGGAGACAAGAAATGACAAGATTTCGCAAGGTCGGTCACGTACCGACCGAAAAGACCAACCACCCGAACATCTCGACGGAGAACCAGCCCGAAGGGGCCGCAAGGCGACCGAGCGATACGCTCGACCGCGAACCTGCGCGCGATCCCGAAAGCGGTGGGAGCATTCCGGCAGATTATAACCCCGAGAGCGGAACGCGCGTTGGCGAAGAAGACGATACGCGCTCCGGACGCAAGGGTGAGGGGCAGCCGCGGTAACACCCGCGGTTGCATCTCTCGCTCGATTATAACCCGAGTTAGCATTCCAGAATCTTGTCGGCGGCGTTGTACGCTTTACCGAAGGGAGGGCTGTTGGTCAGGGACCCGTGCCATGTTAGACTTGGGCAAATATAATGGAGTCGCAAGCCATGGGCATGAGGGCCGATCGGGATCTTTGGGGCCAGGCGCTCGCCATCGAATCTCGATATGGGGATGGCGGGCCGGACATCCTTGCACGCAAGATCGACGCATGTCGCCGCGCGGGCGCGTTTTCCGAGGCCGAGTTCTGGCGTGACGTCGCAGCGTGCCTGACGGAATTGCACTCGATCCGTGGCCCTTTCGTGGGGAAAGCATGTGGTTCCCCCACCGACGGTGCTCGATCAGCGGCAAGGCCCGACCCTGTACGTCAGACTGCCCGCAATAAGACCTGTATCAGCCCACGCTGAGCAACGCGCCGCCGGGAAGCGATTGGCGCTTCCTCATCAAGCGTCACGACATGGCGGCCTCGGGACAGCGCCCAATTGGCCGCCAGAAGAGCGCAATCCCGCCCCCTTCCGGCCGCCTCAACTCGCAACGCTGGTCCACAACGTTCCCCGCAGGTAACGACTGTTCACGAGATAAATGATGGCTACCGAATTCTCGTCGCCATAAGCGGCGGCGAGGCGCGTGCCTGTACCCGCTCGGGCCTCGACTGGTCCGATCGTTTCGCGCCGTCACTAATTGTTGAAATATCTCCGCGCGAGCTTGTCGATCTCTTCCGGCGAAGTCGGCTCACCCAACCGATCGTTGAGCGCTTGGATGCAGGCATCAAGCTGCGCGGCGATCTGATGCTCCCGTAGACGATCGAGCACGCCGATCAGCTCGACCAAGGCGTCGCGCACACCGCGCATTGCCGCCGAATGATTGGTGTCCTGGGTCATGTCCGCCGCATTTGCTCATTGGATCGCCCGCAAATCGATAGCCAGCGGAATCCAAGTCTAGCAGAGCCCTCGCGCTAGTTGAAGTCCTAGATGGACTATCAGTCTCTTCGAGAAACGGAACCAGTCGCACGGAATTGCGCCTTGCCCCCTTTATCCCATTCGGCGCAGACGACGCCAAGATCCTGGAGGAACGCCACAAGGCGGATTAGCGTCGAGGCGTGCAGTCCGGTTGCCGCCACAAGCTCGCACAGGGCTCGCGGTTCGTCGTCGAGCGCGCGAGCACGGTGTGCGCCAGGAGCGCGACGACGGGCGAGAGACAGCGGGCATTGAGATCCGTCATGCTATGATGACGTCATCGGCAAGGGGGTGCCTGCACGTTCCTCAGGCGGTGGGCGCCGAGCGCGCCCCTGTACCGTTCGCGGACGGTCTTGGAACGTACGCCGCAGCTCGCACGAAGTGGAGCGTAGCGAAACGGAGTTCGAGCTGCGGGCGACGGCCTGAAGGGCGTATCTTTCCTGGACCGAGCCGATTCGTTGGGAGCGACCAAATGCCCCCTTGTGGCGCGACCACCAGGGGGGGACGCGTGCCCCGACGGATTGGCCGCGATCCACGCCCCGTGGGAAGTCCGCGCCGGACCTGCACGACATGATCCGAGCGCCAGTACAGGGATCGACGATGATCGCGGTGGCTCGTGCGTAGTTGCGAGGAGAAGGACATGCCATGAACGATCAAGCACTTTGCTTTGCTGGCGTCGACTGGGCGTCGGCGAGCCATCATGTCGTCCTCACCGACGGTGACGGACGAAAGATCGGCGAGCGGATCTTTCCACATGGCGGCGAAGGTCTTGCCGAGATGGCGACCTGGCTAATCGCCACGAGTGACGCGGCGGATGCCAACCACGTGCTGGTTGCGATTGAGGTACCGCACGGGCCCGTCGTCGAGACGCTGCTCGAGCGCGGTTTCCCCGTGCACGCGATCAACCCCAAACAGATGGATCGCTTCCGCGATCGCTTCACGCTCGCTGGCGCCAAGGACGACAGCCGCGACGCCGAAGTGATGGCCTCGGCCTTGCGCACCGATCGCGGCTGCTTCCGGTTGCTCGCGGTTGCTGAACCGGTCGTCATCGAACTGCGCGAATGGTCGCGCATTACCGACGATCTGGTTGCCGAGCGTACCCGCCTCACCAATCGCATGCGCGAGCAGCTCTGGCGATACTTTCCGGCGATGCTCGAGCTCGGTGGACATCTCGAGGCCGAGTGGCTGCTCGACCTGTGGGAGCTTGCGCCGACGCCGGCTAGAGCCGCACGCTTGCGTGCGACTACGATAGAAAAACTGCTCAAGCGCCATCGCATCCGCCGCCTCGATGCGGCCGAGGTGCTCGCTGTCCTCCGCCAGCCGCCCCTCACCGTTGCTCCGGGCACGACTGAGGCAGCCTGCGACCATATTGCCACGCTTATGATGCGGATCCGCCTGGTAAACCGCCAGATCAAGAACGCCCATCAACGGCTGGATACGTTGACTGCCCGCCTCGTCCCCGACGCGGAGACCAAGCCGGGGCAAGAGGAGCAGCATGACGTGGCGATCCTTGCATCCGTGCCAGGAATAGGAAGGATCGTCCTCGCCGCGCTGCTCGCAGAAGCCTTCGATCCTCTGCAGCGACGAGACTACGCCGCCTTGCGCAGTCTGGCAGGAGTCGCGCCCGTAACCAAGCGTTCGGGAAAGAGCTGCATCGTTCTCCGGCGATACGCCTGCAACAGGCGGCTCGCAAATGCTGTGTATCACTGGGCGCGGACTGCCACACAGCATGACTCCAGGAGCAGGGCCAAATATGCCGCTCTGCGCGCCCGGGGTCACACCCACGCCCGCGCGCTCAGATCAGTCGGTGACCGCCTTCTCGCCGTTGCCTGCTCAATGCTCAAATCGGGCTCGGTCTTTGCACCCTCCCGGGAAACCGCAATCGCAGCTTGATAAACGGTGGGAAGTCCCCCCCTTCCGCTTCGCCCGACCGCGCCGCGCGGGTGATCCACCAGCTATCGCGTGCGAAGCGACTTAGGGCCGGACTGCCGAGCCCCATCGGCGCGTCCTTCGCCATCGTCCGCTTCAGAGTCGGTTCCGGCGGGAAAAAGCTGCTGGAGCATGCCAAGCATGGCGGTGCGGCCGCGTTCGGTGAGGCGCACGATCACCCGCCGGCGATCGAACGGGTCAGGAAAGCGCTCGATGAGGCGTGCCTCTTCAAGTCGGTCGATCCGCCGCATCGCCGCGGCGACCGATTCCCCAGAGCTCAAAATAAGCTGCTTGACGAAGAGGATGCCGCCTTCCTCGTGGCTGATGAACAGTTCGAGGATCATGTCCCACGCGGAATCGCGTAGCAAACCCTTGGGGAGGTCGCGCGCCATGCGCAGGCGTGCCTGCAGTAGCTGCCGCGCGCCGTCCACGAGCCTGCGCTCGCCCACACTCGCGCCGCTCGCCGCCGCTTGCGACAGGGCGCCAATCGTGCGCACCGCGGCCGGCGAATGCGCCTCAGCGCTAACGCTGTCCTTGAGGCTGCTCGCACGCCCCCGGGTCTCTTCGTCACGCATCAGCCCCTCCCGCCATTTTCGCGCCGGTTTCTGGCGCGCTCCGAGCACCTGCGCCGCCGGCCTGCGCGGCTGCGAGCTGCTTCAGCCAGTCGACGAGTTCGTAGATCAGGCTCCCGTGGGAGCCCTTGAGGAGAAGCAGATCGCCATCATCGAGATCGGACAGCAGATCCGCTTTCAGTGCTTCGGGCGCGTCGACTCGGAAACCGCGCCGCTCGGCGGGGATGGCGTGCCAGAAATCTGCGTAGAGCGGGCCGACAGCATGGACGCGGTCGACGCCGCTTGCGACGACGAGTGGAGCCAGTGCTCGATGATAGGCGGCGGCCTCGGGTCCGAGTTCGCGCATTTCTCCGAGGACCGCGATCTTGCGACCGCTGCCGCGCGCTTGAGCGAGAAGCGAGAGAGCAGCGGCCATCGAGCCCGGATTGGCATTATAGGCCTCGTCGATGAGAGTGATGCGGCGCGCCCCGAGGCGGAGCTGCTTGGATGCTCCGCGCCCATCGAGGGGTCGAAAGTGCGCGAGGCTGGCCATGGCTGCGTCGAGCTCATGTCCAGCGGAGGCGACAGCGGCAAGAACTGCGAGGCTGTTGAGCGCCATGTGCCGCCCCGGCGCCCCTAGCACATAATCGACCTTCCGGCCGTCTATCTCGGCGAAGACCCGTCCGCTGACCGGGTCTTGGTCGAGCAGCCGGAAATCGCAGCCCCGCGATATCCCATAATGGAGAATATCGAGGCCACGCTCGCGGGCTGCCATATGGACGCGGCTCCATTCGGCCATCTCGCGGTTCAACACCGTGACGCCACCGGGCTGCATGCCCGCGAAGATTACACTCTTGCGCGCCGCGACAGTCGCGAGATTGCGGTGATATTCGAGATGCGCCGGCAGGATATTGGTGAAAAGCGCGATGTCAGGGCGCGCGAGACGCGTATTTCGCGCCATCCGCCCGATCGCGAGCTCGAGAACGATGTGGGGCGTATCCCACGGAATCGAGGCGAGGTTCCAGGCAATGCCGTGCGGGAGATTGGCGTTGTGCCTAGTCTGCCCGACCGGGCCATAGGCCGCGAGGGCATGCCCGAGCATCGCTACCGCGGTGGTCTTCCCCGCGCTTCCGGTGACCGCCAGCACCTTGCCCCTCATCTGGCGGCGGGCATATTCGCCGAGCGCGAGGATGGCGCGGTTCAGATCATCGACAGCGAGGCGGCTTGTGCCCAAGTCCATTTCGGCTCCCGCCGGCCCTACAAGACAGGCCGCGGGCGGATGCGCAAGCTGAGCGAGGCGCCCGCGTGCAATCCCCACCTCGCCCTCGGCGAACCGCACCGCGACCATGTCGGCCGGGCGCATGGTCACCGGCGCGATACAGAGACCGCTTGCAGACCAGGCCGGCGGCGGGGGCGCGGCCCAGCGCCCACCCGTCGCGCGCGCAACATCGGCGGCAGTCCAGCGCTGCGCGCGCGGTGCGAGCGATGGGGTTTCGTGGGCAAAGCCGCCGCGCGCCTCGCATTCCAGCAGATAATTTCGGTAGGCAATCAGTCCGGAAAGATAATGTTCCACATCGTCGATGCGGACGCGGAAGGCGTGATGGCGGATGAAGAAGCTCCCGGCCATCTTGCGCGGCGCGGCGAAGAACATCGCGAGCTCGGGCCAGAAATGGCCATTGAGCAGATAGGCGGCGCGGTGGTGGAGAGCCCTGTAGAAGCGCGCGATGTCGAGCCCCTCGAGCATGGGTTCGCGCGCAGGATCGGCGCGGAGCCGGTCGATCATCTTCTCGGCCGCCATCATCAGTTCCAGCAGCGTCGGAAATGTTGTGATGCGCTCCTCGACGAACCCGAGGTGGTCGCGGATATTATCGAGCCCGAAGCGGAACCAGGCGTCCTTCGGCCGGTGCATGGTGAGTTCGTTGACGCAATAGCCGAGCCAATGATCGTGCGCCGTCCAGTGTCGCGCGCGGATGAAATGCCCAAAAGCATGCTCCACCGCAGCGAGCCAGCGCGCCTCGCGGGTGAGACCGTAGAGCCGCATCAGCGCGAACGCGGCTTCGCCGTCATAATAGATGGTACGGAAGCGCTCCTTGAGCGCTAGCTGCGGGTAGGTCAGCACATGATCGAAGCAACCGGTCGCTGCGTCCTGCATGTGGAGAATGCCGGCGCCGAGGGCGTTGAGCAGGGCGGCGTGGCGCGCGTCCCCCGTCAGGTGGCGATGCTTGACGAGTGCGATTATGGCAACCGCGTTGCCGCCGAGCTTGATTTCGTCGTTGGCCTCGACGAGGAAGGCCGCGCGTTCGCCGCCTGGAAGATCGATCGCCCGGATGAGGTCGCGGGTCAGGCAGGCGAGCGCTCGATCGATCGCGGCGCCGAGGTCGGCGTCGCGCGTAACCTCCCAGGCCTCGAGCATCGCGTAGAGGCTGCTCGCGTGGCGCAAATTGTTGTAGGTCCCGATCGGCCGGTCGAAGCAAGGGTGCCACCCATAATGGAAGCGACCGTCCGCCTGCACCTGCGAGGCCAGATAGCGGCTGCCGTCGTTGACGAGCTGCCAGAGCTCGTCAGGCCCGAGGCGCGAAAGCATGCGGCGCCCGGCATCGAGACCCGCTCCCCCGAGCGGATGAACGGTGCCGTCGTCGCCCGCAAAAAGCCCCTTGGTGGTGAAGAGCCACACCGCTCTCTCGTCGGCGAAGGAGAGCGTCTTGAGGCCGTGTCGCTTCGCGGCATAAAGTCGGAAATTGCGCTCGTTGAGACAGGCAGATGGCTGACCCGGCCCCCCGTAGAGCATCGCGTTGGCGTTGAGCTCGGTTTCGAGGAAGGCGTGGTCAAATTCGGCGTCGAGCGCGATCCCCACCCTGACATAGTTGCGCTTGATCCGGGCGAGCCGATCGCGAAGCTCCCCCCATGTGGTCCGTTCGGCGGCGTCGGCCCAGTCGGCGCGCAGCCAGCAACCCTCGGCGCCGCGAGCGCGCAGTTCGGCCTCGGCGCGCTCCCAGGCGTTGGCGGCGCTGCTTCCTACGACGCTCGCCACCTCGGCGCGCCGCATGCCGTCGGTCCAGGACAGGAACAGCACGAAGCGTCGGGCGCCCCGGGTGATCACCGCGGGGAGATCGGGACGCGCGGCGCGCAGCGACGCGAAGCGGGAGGCGAGGTCGGGACTCATCGCTCGCGCAGCGCCTCGCGCGCGCGGTTGAGCGGCTTCAGCAGATATTGCAGGACCGTCTTCTCGCCCGTGTGGATATCGACGGTCGCGATCATGCCGGGCACGATGGGGAAGCGTCGGCCTTCCTTGTTTCGAAGGGCATCGGTCTTGGTGCGCACAAAAACCCGATAGTAGAAAATGTCGGGTTTCACCTCGTCTCGAATAGTGTCGGGCGAGATGGTCGTGACCGTTCCCTCGAGTCCGCCGTATATCGAATAGTCGTAAGCTGTAATTTTGACCGTCGCTCGCTGTCCGGGGTGAATAAAAGCGATGTCGCGCGGCGACATGCGCGCCTCGATCATCAGCTGATCATCGAGCGGAATGATTTCCATCAGTCGGCCGTTGGGCGGCACGACGCCGCCCACGGTCGACACTTCGATGCTCTTGACGATGCCGCGCACCGGCGAGCGAAGGGTGAGCCGCTTCAGCGTATCCGAACGACCGCGGACTACCGGCGCCAGCGCCTTGACCTCTTCATCGGCGCGCGCAAGATCCTGCCGCGCCTCGACGATATATTGCGAGCGCAGATCGGCCTTCTTTAGCTCGAGGTCGGCGCGCTGCCGCTTGAGACGCAGGACCTCGACATTGCTCGCCGCACCAACTTCAATCAGCGATTCCCCGATCGCGAGTTCCTTGCTGATCAGCGCGAGCGATTCCTCGATCAGGCTTGTCGAACTCGCAAGGCTGCGACGCCGGGCCTCGAACAGTCGGGTTTCCTCCGCCTTGAGGTCAGGAAAGTCGTCGAGCTCGGCGGGAAAAACGAGTGGGGTCTGGTTGACCTCGGCGCGCAGCCGCGCGGACGCGGCGAGCGCGGCGCGATATTTGGCGGCGCTCTCCTCGACGGTCGAACCGGCCTGGGTAGGATCGAGTTGAGCCAAGATCTGGCCGGGCTCGACGATGCTGTCCTGCCGCACCAAGAGCTTTTCCAGGATTCCGCCTTCGAGCGACTGAACCACCTGTTCGTGCGAACTCGGGACCACCCGTCCGCTGCCCGTCGCCACCTCGTCGAGCTCGGCAAGCCACGCCCAGAGAATGCCGGCGGCAAAGAGTGCCGCTAACAGCCACACGAGCCGCGCCACGGCGAGGAGGCGGCGACTGGCGGCGTCGCCCGCCATCGCCGGATCAAGGGTCGCCGCCGCCGTCATGCTGCCCGCCCCTTCGCCTTCATGATCCGCAGCGCGGCATTCTTCGGCTCGTCGAGCGCCACGCGGCCATTGTGGACAACAATGATCCGGTCAACGAGGTCGAGAACGCGCATCCGGTGGGTCGCCACGATCACCGTCCGGTCGCGGCTCCACGCCCCGAAGCGTTCGATGAAGAGACGCTCCGCCGCCTCGTCCATCGAGGCGGTCGGTTCATCGAGCAGCAGGACACGCGGCTCACGGATAAGAAGCCGCGCAAGCAGCAGCGCCTGGATCTGGCCGCCGGATAGGCCGCCTCCTCCTTCCAATATCATCTGTTCGAGCCCCGCGCGCGACTGCCCAATGAAGGCGTCGGCCCCGACAATTGCAAGCGCGCGCAAGATATCTTCGCTCGTCGCCTGTGGACGTCCCAGCGTCAGATTATCGCGGATCGTCCCGTGAAAGAGCCGGCTGCCCTGACTGAGCAGCCCGACGTCGCGCCGGACATCCGCGGGGTCGATCTGGTGAAGTCCGAGGCCGTCGAGCAGCACCTCGCCCGAAACCGGATGCAAGAGCCCGGAGCAGCCCTGGAGCAGAGTGGACTTGCCCGCGCCGTTACGGCCGAGGACCGCGACCTTCTCGCCTT contains:
- a CDS encoding MFS transporter, translated to MLAPQSAIGDEELERGLRRLIIEALFSNTTAALTTGVVLTAFALHLGANNATIGLLAALPFLAQLAQVPAIALVERIRQRKRIAVLSSVAGRSMLAVMAFAPFAGALALPGLVAATLILCVFGAIGGCAWNSWMRDLAPEDRIGRIFARRTIYATMTTLLAGLGAAIALEWTPERSAMRDLAFAGLYALGCAAGLFSAWIVARMPEPRMPDIASAGRGLAEQLRRPLGDGNFRQLILFLGTWQFAINFATPFFTVYLVRQLGYDMTVVMSLSIASQVANAITLRNWGAAADRFANKSVLLVAAPLYIMCIAAMIGGSQIADDRLRLAWLAGLHLLMGAAVAGVTLATANIALKLSPRGEAASYLAASAVVTALAAGSAPILGDMLADFFAARELELVGRWTNPEGVYTYLSLALSNWDFYFLLSALFGLYALHRLGFVREAGEVGRDEIVRHMLRETRGTIHNFSTVTGLKALTAVPSSLVRELRVRRRYRRLQASRSSARAPN
- a CDS encoding DUF6961 family protein; amino-acid sequence: MRADRDLWGQALAIESRYGDGGPDILARKIDACRRAGAFSEAEFWRDVAACLTELHSIRGPFVGKACGSPTDGARSAARPDPVRQTARNKTCISPR
- a CDS encoding IS110 family transposase, with translation MNDQALCFAGVDWASASHHVVLTDGDGRKIGERIFPHGGEGLAEMATWLIATSDAADANHVLVAIEVPHGPVVETLLERGFPVHAINPKQMDRFRDRFTLAGAKDDSRDAEVMASALRTDRGCFRLLAVAEPVVIELREWSRITDDLVAERTRLTNRMREQLWRYFPAMLELGGHLEAEWLLDLWELAPTPARAARLRATTIEKLLKRHRIRRLDAAEVLAVLRQPPLTVAPGTTEAACDHIATLMMRIRLVNRQIKNAHQRLDTLTARLVPDAETKPGQEEQHDVAILASVPGIGRIVLAALLAEAFDPLQRRDYAALRSLAGVAPVTKRSGKSCIVLRRYACNRRLANAVYHWARTATQHDSRSRAKYAALRARGHTHARALRSVGDRLLAVACSMLKSGSVFAPSRETAIAA
- a CDS encoding winged helix DNA-binding protein, producing the protein MRDEETRGRASSLKDSVSAEAHSPAAVRTIGALSQAAASGASVGERRLVDGARQLLQARLRMARDLPKGLLRDSAWDMILELFISHEEGGILFVKQLILSSGESVAAAMRRIDRLEEARLIERFPDPFDRRRVIVRLTERGRTAMLGMLQQLFPAGTDSEADDGEGRADGARQSGPKSLRTR
- a CDS encoding Mur ligase family protein; this translates as MSPDLASRFASLRAARPDLPAVITRGARRFVLFLSWTDGMRRAEVASVVGSSAANAWERAEAELRARGAEGCWLRADWADAAERTTWGELRDRLARIKRNYVRVGIALDAEFDHAFLETELNANAMLYGGPGQPSACLNERNFRLYAAKRHGLKTLSFADERAVWLFTTKGLFAGDDGTVHPLGGAGLDAGRRMLSRLGPDELWQLVNDGSRYLASQVQADGRFHYGWHPCFDRPIGTYNNLRHASSLYAMLEAWEVTRDADLGAAIDRALACLTRDLIRAIDLPGGERAAFLVEANDEIKLGGNAVAIIALVKHRHLTGDARHAALLNALGAGILHMQDAATGCFDHVLTYPQLALKERFRTIYYDGEAAFALMRLYGLTREARWLAAVEHAFGHFIRARHWTAHDHWLGYCVNELTMHRPKDAWFRFGLDNIRDHLGFVEERITTFPTLLELMMAAEKMIDRLRADPAREPMLEGLDIARFYRALHHRAAYLLNGHFWPELAMFFAAPRKMAGSFFIRHHAFRVRIDDVEHYLSGLIAYRNYLLECEARGGFAHETPSLAPRAQRWTAADVARATGGRWAAPPPPAWSASGLCIAPVTMRPADMVAVRFAEGEVGIARGRLAQLAHPPAACLVGPAGAEMDLGTSRLAVDDLNRAILALGEYARRQMRGKVLAVTGSAGKTTAVAMLGHALAAYGPVGQTRHNANLPHGIAWNLASIPWDTPHIVLELAIGRMARNTRLARPDIALFTNILPAHLEYHRNLATVAARKSVIFAGMQPGGVTVLNREMAEWSRVHMAARERGLDILHYGISRGCDFRLLDQDPVSGRVFAEIDGRKVDYVLGAPGRHMALNSLAVLAAVASAGHELDAAMASLAHFRPLDGRGASKQLRLGARRITLIDEAYNANPGSMAAALSLLAQARGSGRKIAVLGEMRELGPEAAAYHRALAPLVVASGVDRVHAVGPLYADFWHAIPAERRGFRVDAPEALKADLLSDLDDGDLLLLKGSHGSLIYELVDWLKQLAAAQAGGAGARSAPETGAKMAGGADA
- a CDS encoding HlyD family type I secretion periplasmic adaptor subunit, with translation MTAAATLDPAMAGDAASRRLLAVARLVWLLAALFAAGILWAWLAELDEVATGSGRVVPSSHEQVVQSLEGGILEKLLVRQDSIVEPGQILAQLDPTQAGSTVEESAAKYRAALAASARLRAEVNQTPLVFPAELDDFPDLKAEETRLFEARRRSLASSTSLIEESLALISKELAIGESLIEVGAASNVEVLRLKRQRADLELKKADLRSQYIVEARQDLARADEEVKALAPVVRGRSDTLKRLTLRSPVRGIVKSIEVSTVGGVVPPNGRLMEIIPLDDQLMIEARMSPRDIAFIHPGQRATVKITAYDYSIYGGLEGTVTTISPDTIRDEVKPDIFYYRVFVRTKTDALRNKEGRRFPIVPGMIATVDIHTGEKTVLQYLLKPLNRAREALRER